GCTCAAAGCTCGGTAATCCTGAACTTTCCAGGACTCAGCTGATTGCTAGTGCTGACAGAACTATCGGTGAATGCCTTTGCGCCACTCGAAGACGTATGAGAAACGCTTCCAAACCGTAGGCTatgtttaagtttaaaaattaatgtattAACTGAGTTGGCTATGAATATTCGACCATTACGAAGCAACCTGCAAACTAGGATGCGTTGACGGATACCGAGTAagttttatgatttgttttgaactTTTCGAAAGAATCAGGAGAAAAATTTGCTAGTGGAAATATTTTACtccttgttttcttgttgattGTACAAGTTTTATGAAATGGTTGAGGCCGCTTCGAACGATTTGGAAGCTTTGGTTGATGATGCCATCGCCCTCCCGGATGGTGTGATCAACTGTACCGAATTGAACCGTTTGTTGAAATACTTGGTCGAAGGAGTATCGAAAATAGCCAACGAATTCGAAGACCTTCGAACAACTAATGACGAACGCTTCCAACTGTTCGAGGATGCTATCGCTGAAGCGAAAGAACAAGCTGAAACTTACGTGGAACAGCAACCCACATTGGTCCCGTGCGGAACGGCTATCGTCAGCGAGCCGGAACAATCAGAAACCGCCCCTCAAAAGGAAAGTCTCTCGAAAGAAGTCACCTCAGAGACATTGCTGAAAGAGATCGACGAACAAGCCAACGAGTTCCGGGAGCACGAATCAAAGCTGCTTGCGGTCATTGGCGATCTCGAACAGCGACTGGAAAAAGTGGAACAATTGTTCTATCAAAAACTGGAACAATTGTCCAACGATTTCCAGCAGTTCCAAACGTTGGTTGagagcaaacaagcaaacctGGAGGAAGCCACATCGACTGCATCGATGCAGCAAACAGTCAGCTCTACCGAGCACATGAATAAACTAACCGAATTTA
This Anopheles marshallii chromosome 3, idAnoMarsDA_429_01, whole genome shotgun sequence DNA region includes the following protein-coding sequences:
- the LOC128716243 gene encoding uncharacterized protein LOC128716243, with amino-acid sequence MVEAASNDLEALVDDAIALPDGVINCTELNRLLKYLVEGVSKIANEFEDLRTTNDERFQLFEDAIAEAKEQAETYVEQQPTLVPCGTAIVSEPEQSETAPQKESLSKEVTSETLLKEIDEQANEFREHESKLLAVIGDLEQRLEKVEQLFYQKLEQLSNDFQQFQTLVESKQANLEEATSTASMQQTVSSTEHMNKLTEFTDKLDELQRQMELLLSHRDQLPLRIEALLEEKLKEGEITATGKTHSRVGSVSSSKGSVTPGKSLSHGRMTESTATTQALMENLSCLSCDTKNVVQRMRNGRYLAPRTSAKLAVVARRLQESDDVLRLQPGSRGSRTCGGAYTVVKPDERVFRQVNVQFNRTIQEENSEQDC